The sequence below is a genomic window from Thiomonas intermedia.
AGGTGGTGTTCCTGCTCTACGTGCTCGGCATCGTGGTGGCCCTGTTGACGGCGTGGATGTTGGGGCGCACGGCCATGAAGGGCGAGCCCATGCCCTTTGTCATGGAGCTGCCGCCCTATCGCCTGCCCAGCGTGCGCAGCGTGGTGCTGCAGAGCTGGCAGCGGCTGAAGGTTTTCATGTTCCGCGTGGGCAAGGTGATCGCCGCCATTGGCCTGGTGCTGTTCATACTTCCGGGCGTCGGCTGGACCAGCCAGGGGCTCAAGACCACGGACATCGACCATTCCCTGCTGGCGCAGGGCAGCCAGGCGCTCACGCCGCTGTTCGCGCCCATGGGCATCACCCGCGACAACTGGCCGGCGGTGTCCGGGTTGGTGGCCGGTGCGGCGGCCAAGGAGGTGGTGATCGGCACGCTCAACGGCATCTACCAGCGCCAGCAGGCGGCCGACGCGATGCAGACCTATCGCCACCCGGATGTCTTGAACAAGCTGGGCGCGGCACTGATGACCATTCCCGACAACGCCAAAACCTTCATCAGCACGCTGACCGACCCCCTGGGCCTGCACGATCTGAACTCCACCAAGGACGCCGAGGCGGCGTCGGGTGCGACCAACGAAACCCTGGCGGGACTGGCCGCCGCGTTCACGCCGCTTTCCGCTTTCGCCTACCTGGTCTTCGTGCTGCTTTATGTGCCCTGCGCCAGCACCATGGGCGCGCTGCGCCGCGAGGTGGGCTGGGGGTGGATGGTGTTCTCCATCGCCTACGGCATCGGGCTGGCCTGGGCGGCGGCCACGGTGATCTACCAGGCCGGCACGTTCGCGCAGCACCCGGCCAGCTCGGCCGGCTGGATCGGCGGATGCCTGCTGGCGTTCGCCCTGCTCGTCATCGGCCTGCGGCAGTATGGCCGCCATGGCGGCCTGGGTTCGACCCCGGCTTTGGAAGGCGCATCGGCATGAGCGCGCCGGGCCGCTCCCAAGCGCTCATCCCGCAGCGCGCAGCGCGGAGGATTGCCTTATGAGCGCGGTTCTGTTCGATGTGCGCGATGCGCTGAAGGCGCGGCAGATGGCTTCGGTCGCTCAGATCGCCGCCGATTTGAGCCTGCCGACGAGTGCCGTGCAGGACATGCTTGCCCACTGGGTGCGCAGGGGTCTGGCGGCTGAAGTCGCGTCGGGAGCGACGGGGGGCGGCTGCGGCAGTGGCGCCTGCGGGGGGTGCGGCCAGTGCGCCTCGCCTTCGCCGGCCCAGGCGCTCTATGTGTGGCAGGGGCCGGGCAAACTCCAGTCTGCGCCGCATCCGGTGTTCGCTCTGCGGCCCGCCGCCTGACGCCTACCACGGCGCACACGGGCGCGCGGCTGCAAGGTCTTGCATCAGGGTCTAGGCTTTCGGTGATGTCTTTTTTGCGCACCCGGTGGGCGCGCTTTGTCATTGACCGGAGAGTCCCATGCACACCCCCATGATCTATCGCCATCTCGGCCGCAGTGGCCTGCAAGTCAGTCTGTTCTCGCTCGGTTCCTGGGTGACGTTTCACAACCAGGTCGATGCCTCCGGCGTGCGGGAGATGATGGCTGCCGCGCGTGATGCCGGCGTCAACTTCTTCGACAACGCCGAGGTCTATGCCAACGGCCAGAGCGAAAGCCTGATGGGCGAGGCGCTGGCCCAGCTCAAGTGGCACCGCCTCGATTACGTGGTTTCGAGCAAGTTCTTCTGGGGCCTGGACGCGGGCACGGCCGAGAAGCCGCGGATCAACGGCCGCAACACCCTCAACCGCAAATACCTGATGCAGGCGGTGGACGGCAGTCTGCAGCGGCTGAAGCTCGATTTCATCGACCTGATCTACTGCCATCGGCCCGATCCGCATACCCCGATCGAGGAAACCGTCTGGGCGCTGCACAACGTCATCGAGCAGGGCAAGGCGCTCTATTGGGGCACCAGCGAGTGGAGCGCCGACGAAATCCGCGCCGCTTACGAGATCGCCGAGCGGCATCACCTGCACAAGCCCGTGATGGAGCAGCCGCAGTACCACCTGTTTCATCGTTCGCGCGTGGAACAGGAGTACGCCCGCCTCTACACCGACCTCGGCCTTGGACTCACCACCTGGAGTCCTCTGGCTTCGGGTCTGCTGACGGGCAAGTACCGGAACGGCGCGCCCGCAGGCAGCCGTGGCGCCATGCAGAGCGTGAGCTTTCTGCGCGATGGCCTGCTCGACGCCGACCGCAACGCCGCGGTGCAGCGCTTCGAGGCCCTTGCGAAGCAGATCGATTGCAGCGTGGCCCAGCTCGCACTGGCCTGGGTGGCGCACAACCCGCGGGTGAGTTCGGTGATTCTGGGCGCGTCGCGGCTGTCGCAACTGGAGGAGAACCTGGGCGCGCTGAACGTACTGCCCAGGCTCACGCCGGACGTGCTCAGCCAGATGGATGCCATTTCCGCGCCACTGGCAGCCTGATCGGCTGCCGCCACGCGCCATCTCAGGGCGCCGTGTCGCGCTCCAGCGCGCTCAGCCAGCGCAAGGCGTGCTCGCGATGGTCGCCGCACATCTCGGCGCCGGGCTGCAGGCCGCTGCAGACGCTCGGCCGTTCCGGCTTGCCGAACAGGGCGCAGCGCAGATCGTCCAGGAGCTGCACGCAGGGCACGCCTGCGGGCTTGCCCTGGGGCATGCCGGGAATGGGACTGCTGATCGACGGTGCGATGCAGCAGGCCGCGCAGCCCGGCCTGCACTCAGCCGCGCTTGAGGTGTGACCGGGCACGTCGATCAGCCGAACAGCTTGCGGGTGATTTCGGCGACGTGCTTGCCCTGATAGCGGGCGATGTCGAGTTCGTTGGCGCTCGGCTGGCGGCTGCCGTCGCCTTTGCTCAGCGTCGTGGCGCCGTAGGGCGAGCCGCCGCTGACGGCGTCCATGTATGTCAGCCCGGCGCAGGCGTAGGGCACGCCCACGACCACCATGCCGTGATGGAACAGCGTGGTGTGGAAGGAGGTGATGGTGGTTTCCTGACCGCCATGCTGCGTGGCGGTGCTGGCGAACACGCTGCCGACCTTGCCCACCAGCTTGCCTTGCTGCCACAGCGCGCCGGTCTGGTCGAGGAAGTTGCGCATCTGGCCGCACATATTGCCGAAGCGCGTGGGCGTGCCGAAGATCACCGCGTCGTAGTCCGCCAGATCGGCGGGCTGGGCGATGGGGGCCACCTGATCGGTCTTGGCATGGATGGCGGCCACGGTTTCGGCCGGCATGGTTTCGGGCACGCGCTTGATGTCCACGGTGCAGCCCGAGACGCTGCGGGCGCCTTCGGCCACGGCCTGGGCCATGGTTTCCACATGGCCCCAGGTGCTGTAGTAAAGAACAAGAATCTTCGCCATCGTTGATCTCCTCATGAAAGGGTGTGAGCAGGGGGAGCAGGCCGGTTCGGCACGCTGCTCGGCATTGTGGTCTGCCGGTGGTGTTTGTGCAGGGCAGGGGTGATCATGCGGGGTCGGCCCGAATCGAACCCTTCATGCCGGTAGATCCTTGCCCAGGCGCTCGGCCAGAAAGTCCACCAGCGCCCGCACGGCCGGCAGCAGACCCCGGCGCGAGGCGAACACCGCGTGGATGATTTCAGGCCGCGGCGCCCAGCCGGGCAGCACATGGCTGAGCTGGCCCTGGGCGAGCTGCGCCTGCACCATCATCAGCGGAAGCTGCACGATGCCCGCACCGGCCACGGCCGCCTCGCGCAGCGCGGGCATGCTCGACGACACCAGCCGCGGCTGATGGCGGATCGCGGCTTGTGCCCCTTCCGGTCCATGCAATTCCCAAGTCTGGGTCACGCCGAGCTGGCTGCCCAGTGCCAGGCTGGGCAGACCGGCCAGGCCGGCGGGTGCCTGCGGCACCTGCGTATGGGCCAGCAGGGCCGGACTGGCCACCAGCACCTGCACCCTCTCGGCGAGGGTGCGCAGCACGAGATCGCTGTCGTCGAGCGGCGGGGGGCGCACGCGCAAGGCCACGTCGATACCTTCGGCCACCACGTCCACGCGCCGGTTCGTGGCGTCGAGCTGCAATTGCACCTGCGGGTAGCGCACCAGGAAGGCCGCCACCATGGCGCCGACCTGCGCATCGAGCAGGGCCACCGGGCAGGTCATGCGCACCGCGCCACAGGGCTCGGCGTGGGTGCGCGCGATGGCTTCGTCGGCGGCTTCCGCCTCGACGAGCATGGCCTTGCAATGGGTGTAATAGGTCTGGCCGAGTTCGGTGACGGCAAAGCTGCGGGTGGAACGCTGGATCAGCCGGGCCCCGAGTTGGGCCTCAAGCCGGGCGATCCGGCGACTCAGCGTCGATTTCGGCAGACCCAGCGCACGCCCGGCCGGCGCGAACCCGCCTTGCTCGACCACCTGCACGAAGTAATACAGATCGTTCAAATCACGCATGGGGCAATTGTTCCACCAATAGAACGATGAAGGCAATTTTTGTGACTACCGGAGACATTGTTCCATCCCTATGCTTGCGTCATCACGGGGCAGGGCCCCGGATTCCAGGAGAAACAGGGTGAAAACGCTTCAAGGCATTTACAGCAACCCGCGCCAACATTGGGTTGGCGACGGCTTTCCCGTGCGTTCGCTGTTCAGCTACAGCAGCCATGGCGTGCAACTCAGTCCCTTTCTGCTGCTCGACTACGCCGGCCCTGCGCAGTTCGCGCCCGGCACGCAGCCGCGCGGCGTGGGCGAGCACCCGCACCGGGGCTTCGAGACCGTGACCATCGTCTATCAGGGCGAGGTGGACCATCGCGACTCGACCGGGGCCGGTGGCCACATCGGCCCGGGCGACGTGCAGTGGATGACCGCTGCCGCAGGCATCCTGCATGACGAGTTTCACTCCCAGGCGTTCACCGAGCGAGGCGGCACGCTGGAGATGGTGCAGCTCTGGGTCAACCTGCCGGCCAGGGACAAGCTGTCGCAGCCGGGCTATCAGACCCTGCTCAGCCGCGACATCCCCGACGTGGCCTTGCCCGAATCGGCCGGGCGGGTGCGCGTCATCGCCGGGGCCTATGACGGGCACCGCGGTCCGGCGCGGACCTTCACGCCGATGGACGTGTGGGACGTGCGGCTCAACGCCGGCGCGCAGACCCGCTTCGACATTGCCGCCGGGCGCACGCTGGCGCTGGTGGTGCTGCATGGCGCGGTGAAGGTGAACGGTGACGCGGTGGTGCGTGCGGCGCAGTTCGGGCTGCTCAGCCGTGAAGGCGAAGGCGTGCTGGTTGAGGCGCAGGACGATGCCACGGTGCTGCTGCTCAGCGGCGAGCCGATCGACGAGCCCATCGTCGGCTACGGGCCGTTCGTGATGAACACCCAGGCCGAGATCCATCAGGCCATGCAGGACTTCAACAGCGGCCGTTTCGGTCAGATCGCGGCGTAAGCGCCCTGGCACGACGCGCGGCCCTGGAGGGATTCCAGGGGCCGCGCCCAATCGGTCAACAAAACGGTGACGAGCATGGACACATTGCGACTTCTCATTCTTCCCGGCAGCGCGCGTACCGGCGCGCTCAGCGGCCGACTGGCGGCCTTTGCGGCGCGGGCGGCCGGGCAACAGGGTTTGCAGGCCCGCGTGTTCGATTTGCGCGCGCTGGATCTGCCGCTCTACGACGGCGATCTGGAGGCGGCGCATGGCGTGCCCGTCGGCGCACTGGCCTTGCAGGCCGCGCTGCTCGAAAGCGACGCCGTGCTGCTGGTCACGCCGGAATACAACGGCTTTCCGACCCCGCTGGTGATCAACGCCTTCGACTGGCTTTCGCGCATTCCGGCCTCCGAGCAGCATCCGGCCGGGCTGGCGGCCACGGCCAACAAGCCGGTGGCCCTGCTGTCGACCTCGCCCGGACCGTTGGGCGGTCTGCGGGCGATGAACACGCTGCGGCAATATCTGCAGATGGCCTTTGCCATGCTGGTCGTGCCCCAGCAATACGCCCTGGGCCGGGCGCACGAGGCCTTCGACGAGCAGGGCGCGCTGGCCGACGTGCGTGCGGCGCAAAGCGTGCAG
It includes:
- a CDS encoding pirin family protein; this encodes MKTLQGIYSNPRQHWVGDGFPVRSLFSYSSHGVQLSPFLLLDYAGPAQFAPGTQPRGVGEHPHRGFETVTIVYQGEVDHRDSTGAGGHIGPGDVQWMTAAAGILHDEFHSQAFTERGGTLEMVQLWVNLPARDKLSQPGYQTLLSRDIPDVALPESAGRVRVIAGAYDGHRGPARTFTPMDVWDVRLNAGAQTRFDIAAGRTLALVVLHGAVKVNGDAVVRAAQFGLLSREGEGVLVEAQDDATVLLLSGEPIDEPIVGYGPFVMNTQAEIHQAMQDFNSGRFGQIAA
- a CDS encoding potassium channel beta subunit family protein, translating into MIYRHLGRSGLQVSLFSLGSWVTFHNQVDASGVREMMAAARDAGVNFFDNAEVYANGQSESLMGEALAQLKWHRLDYVVSSKFFWGLDAGTAEKPRINGRNTLNRKYLMQAVDGSLQRLKLDFIDLIYCHRPDPHTPIEETVWALHNVIEQGKALYWGTSEWSADEIRAAYEIAERHHLHKPVMEQPQYHLFHRSRVEQEYARLYTDLGLGLTTWSPLASGLLTGKYRNGAPAGSRGAMQSVSFLRDGLLDADRNAAVQRFEALAKQIDCSVAQLALAWVAHNPRVSSVILGASRLSQLEENLGALNVLPRLTPDVLSQMDAISAPLAA
- the wrbA gene encoding NAD(P)H:quinone oxidoreductase: MAKILVLYYSTWGHVETMAQAVAEGARSVSGCTVDIKRVPETMPAETVAAIHAKTDQVAPIAQPADLADYDAVIFGTPTRFGNMCGQMRNFLDQTGALWQQGKLVGKVGSVFASTATQHGGQETTITSFHTTLFHHGMVVVGVPYACAGLTYMDAVSGGSPYGATTLSKGDGSRQPSANELDIARYQGKHVAEITRKLFG
- a CDS encoding FeoC-like transcriptional regulator, coding for MSAVLFDVRDALKARQMASVAQIAADLSLPTSAVQDMLAHWVRRGLAAEVASGATGGGCGSGACGGCGQCASPSPAQALYVWQGPGKLQSAPHPVFALRPAA
- a CDS encoding NADPH-dependent FMN reductase, which codes for MDTLRLLILPGSARTGALSGRLAAFAARAAGQQGLQARVFDLRALDLPLYDGDLEAAHGVPVGALALQAALLESDAVLLVTPEYNGFPTPLVINAFDWLSRIPASEQHPAGLAATANKPVALLSTSPGPLGGLRAMNTLRQYLQMAFAMLVVPQQYALGRAHEAFDEQGALADVRAAQSVQGVLDALSNLARALRQV
- a CDS encoding LysR family transcriptional regulator; its protein translation is MRDLNDLYYFVQVVEQGGFAPAGRALGLPKSTLSRRIARLEAQLGARLIQRSTRSFAVTELGQTYYTHCKAMLVEAEAADEAIARTHAEPCGAVRMTCPVALLDAQVGAMVAAFLVRYPQVQLQLDATNRRVDVVAEGIDVALRVRPPPLDDSDLVLRTLAERVQVLVASPALLAHTQVPQAPAGLAGLPSLALGSQLGVTQTWELHGPEGAQAAIRHQPRLVSSSMPALREAAVAGAGIVQLPLMMVQAQLAQGQLSHVLPGWAPRPEIIHAVFASRRGLLPAVRALVDFLAERLGKDLPA
- a CDS encoding YkgJ family cysteine cluster protein, yielding MPGHTSSAAECRPGCAACCIAPSISSPIPGMPQGKPAGVPCVQLLDDLRCALFGKPERPSVCSGLQPGAEMCGDHREHALRWLSALERDTAP